In a single window of the Candidatus Krumholzibacteriia bacterium genome:
- a CDS encoding MBL fold metallo-hydrolase encodes MAHKIVNLRDGSFRLDGGAMFGVVPRNLWEKCNPPDDQNRILLGLNCLLVEGDGFLALIDTGNGAKGDDDFRKIYGMENTGKLAEALRAHGRRPEEISHVINTHLHFDHCGGNTILEGGSVLPAFPQARYIVQKQEWLDACKPSERSRASYLADDFLPLKEAGQLDLVEGEGEVLPGIRLIPTPGHTRGHQSLLVEAEEGPVFYAADLFPTSSHLPLPWIMSYDLYPLETLETKRQILIRARDEGWLFFFEHEADENALGKIEWVKTKKGEKPVFRPLPRV; translated from the coding sequence CACACAAAATTGTCAATCTTCGCGATGGAAGTTTCCGCCTTGATGGCGGCGCCATGTTCGGAGTGGTTCCGCGAAATCTCTGGGAAAAATGCAATCCGCCGGACGATCAGAACCGGATCCTTCTCGGACTCAACTGCCTTCTTGTTGAGGGTGATGGATTTCTGGCCCTCATCGACACGGGAAACGGAGCCAAGGGGGACGACGATTTCCGGAAGATCTACGGCATGGAAAATACGGGCAAACTTGCCGAAGCCCTCCGGGCGCACGGGCGGCGACCCGAAGAGATCAGTCATGTCATCAATACCCATCTTCATTTTGACCACTGCGGCGGCAACACAATTCTCGAAGGCGGAAGTGTCCTTCCCGCCTTCCCCCAGGCCCGATACATCGTGCAGAAGCAGGAGTGGCTGGACGCCTGCAAACCCAGTGAAAGAAGCCGGGCCAGTTATCTTGCGGACGATTTTCTGCCCCTAAAGGAAGCCGGGCAACTGGACCTTGTGGAAGGCGAAGGGGAGGTCCTCCCCGGGATTCGGCTGATCCCCACGCCCGGACACACGCGCGGGCATCAGTCCCTTCTTGTCGAAGCCGAAGAGGGACCGGTCTTCTATGCAGCAGACCTCTTCCCGACCAGCAGTCACCTTCCCCTGCCCTGGATCATGAGCTACGATCTCTATCCGCTGGAAACTCTGGAGACCAAAAGACAGATCCTGATACGAGCCCGGGATGAAGGGTGGCTCTTCTTCTTCGAACATGAGGCAGATGAAAACGCGCTCGGGAAAATCGAGTGGGTGAAAACAAAAAAGGGGGAGAAGCCGGTATTCCGACCTCTCCCCCGTGTCTAG